AAACACAATTATCGCGCTCGCTCTCTCCTGGTGGCCTTGGTACACTAGACTAGTTTATATCCAAACAACATCTGTAAAATCTTTGGCATACGTGGATTCTGCTAGAATACTGGGATTAAACCCTCTAACAATAATGTTCAAGCATATATTCCCTAACATTACTACACCTTTAATAACACAAGCAACACTCGATATAGGATCAGCTATATTAGAGGCATCTGCGTTAAGCTTCCTCGGCATAGGTGTCTCACCACCTACACCGGAATGGGGTCTTCTAGTTAGTGAGGGATGGCAGTATATTAATGTAGCATGGTGGATTTCCTTCTTTCCTGGTCTGGCTATATTAATAGTAGTACTAGGGTTTAACTTGCTAGGTGATGCGCTTAAGGAATATCTAGATCCGAGGGTGAGAAACTACATGATTAAGAGAAAGGTGAAGTAGTGATGAGCAGCATCATTATATCGGTACGCGATCTCGTAGTCAACTACTACACATTCGGAGGAGTGATTAAAGCTCTCAGAGAAGTAGATCTAGATATTAACCATGGAGAATCTATTTGCATCGTTGGAGAGTCAGGTTCTGG
This Sulfolobales archaeon DNA region includes the following protein-coding sequences:
- a CDS encoding ABC transporter permease, encoding MSIQLRGFFRFVMYRKIYLAGLVIVILFVITGILAPYIVRSPKDAWGITYNPEKAFKPPSPENPLGTDELGRDLLDRVILGARFSLIIGVFVVLLSLFIGIPIGLVAGYFGGRLGTMLMRIADIFLAFPPLLLAIAFASVLGRGVLNTIIALALSWWPWYTRLVYIQTTSVKSLAYVDSARILGLNPLTIMFKHIFPNITTPLITQATLDIGSAILEASALSFLGIGVSPPTPEWGLLVSEGWQYINVAWWISFFPGLAILIVVLGFNLLGDALKEYLDPRVRNYMIKRKVK